In one window of Deinococcus sonorensis KR-87 DNA:
- a CDS encoding PaaI family thioesterase, translating into MMDFDLNAAQRAIAADPFSRLLGTQVTAAQPGQVELSLEVRPTFLHRAGTVHEGLLSSLADTALACAGGSVLGPQVVTASMHISYVEPAEGTWVAAQAQVIRAGRRTALCRCSVVVVKQGTRVLCATAQGTIVAVGNASRTTFLDK; encoded by the coding sequence ATGATGGATTTTGACCTGAACGCGGCTCAGCGTGCCATCGCCGCAGACCCGTTCAGCCGGCTGCTCGGCACGCAGGTGACGGCCGCGCAGCCCGGCCAGGTGGAGCTGAGCCTGGAGGTGCGCCCGACCTTCCTTCACCGGGCCGGCACGGTTCACGAAGGCCTGCTGAGTTCCCTGGCCGACACGGCCCTCGCCTGCGCGGGCGGCAGTGTCCTCGGGCCCCAGGTGGTGACGGCCAGCATGCACATCAGTTACGTGGAGCCGGCCGAGGGAACCTGGGTCGCGGCGCAGGCCCAGGTGATCCGGGCGGGCAGGCGGACCGCGCTGTGCCGCTGCAGTGTGGTCGTCGTGAAGCAGGGCACCAGGGTCCTGTGCGCCACCGCCCAGGGCACCATCGTTGCTGTCGGCAACGCGTCCCGGACGACATTTCTTGACAAATGA
- a CDS encoding aminoglycoside adenylyltransferase domain-containing protein: MKKAPQQHGDKRWRRVIHAADLQPYLDAVAAVLETELDAQLVGLYLFGSAAYGAYEPGRSDLDLQAVVRHRPPAEQCRRLAHLLSVKQLPCPARKLEFVLYTAGAVAPAQRHPRFAMNFNTGGGQPDLLQLDAEQTDSHWFLLDIAMGRAVGQALRGPPPGDVFALIPYLWVLEAVLDSLTWHLAHERDDPNTVLNACRGWRYAMTGIWGSKQEGGTWAEHRRPDLSVIGQALSARMSGTTLPPHAVLAFTALVRHQVQACLERFS, translated from the coding sequence GTGAAAAAAGCTCCTCAACAACATGGAGACAAGAGGTGGCGTAGGGTGATACATGCAGCCGATCTTCAACCTTACCTGGACGCGGTTGCCGCTGTCCTCGAAACCGAGTTGGACGCTCAGCTGGTGGGGCTGTACTTGTTTGGTTCCGCCGCCTATGGTGCGTATGAACCGGGCCGCAGTGACCTGGACCTGCAGGCCGTGGTCAGGCACAGGCCTCCGGCGGAGCAGTGCCGGCGCCTCGCACACCTCCTGAGCGTCAAGCAGTTGCCTTGTCCGGCGAGGAAACTTGAGTTCGTCCTGTATACGGCTGGCGCTGTTGCGCCAGCGCAGCGGCATCCCCGCTTTGCCATGAACTTCAACACCGGCGGTGGACAGCCGGACCTCCTGCAGCTCGACGCTGAGCAGACCGACAGCCACTGGTTTTTGTTGGATATCGCGATGGGCCGGGCGGTGGGTCAGGCGCTGCGTGGTCCACCGCCCGGAGACGTCTTTGCCCTGATCCCGTACCTCTGGGTGTTGGAAGCCGTGCTGGACTCCCTGACCTGGCACCTCGCACACGAGCGCGACGATCCGAACACCGTCCTGAACGCCTGCCGGGGTTGGCGCTACGCTATGACCGGGATCTGGGGCTCGAAGCAAGAGGGCGGAACCTGGGCCGAGCACCGACGGCCGGACCTGAGTGTCATTGGTCAGGCGCTGTCCGCTCGGATGTCCGGGACCACCCTCCCGCCTCACGCGGTGCTTGCGTTCACGGCACTGGTCCGCCACCAGGTGCAGGCGTGCCTTGAGCGGTTCAGCTGA
- a CDS encoding Hsp20/alpha crystallin family protein has product MMTLVPNRSSLAPWSPEAMPTSRSLLDRMLEEFTGLGPSTARLPLDLTETATQVLIDVALPGVRPEDLDIQVERRTLTIRGRYAPVSAEGGNHWVRTLPRGDFHVTLTLPVSVESDSVNATLDAGLLHLELPKAAEHRARRIEVRQRTNDATPHNS; this is encoded by the coding sequence ATGATGACACTCGTCCCCAACCGCAGCAGCCTCGCCCCCTGGAGCCCGGAGGCGATGCCCACCTCACGCTCCCTCCTCGACCGGATGCTCGAGGAATTCACCGGACTTGGGCCGTCCACCGCACGTCTCCCGCTCGACTTGACCGAGACCGCAACGCAGGTGCTGATCGACGTGGCCCTGCCCGGTGTCCGACCAGAGGACCTCGACATTCAGGTGGAGCGGCGCACCCTGACGATCCGTGGCCGCTACGCTCCGGTGAGCGCCGAAGGCGGGAACCACTGGGTCCGGACGCTGCCCCGCGGCGACTTCCACGTCACCCTGACCCTGCCGGTGAGTGTGGAGAGCGACAGCGTGAACGCGACCCTCGACGCCGGGCTGCTGCACCTCGAACTGCCCAAGGCCGCTGAGCACCGCGCCCGCAGGATTGAGGTCCGGCAGCGCACGAACGACGCCACGCCGCACAACAGCTGA
- a CDS encoding S1C family serine protease, which produces MSRVTLAFLLAGLLFGPVGAEPSTVLAQTRPVQTASVPLRSVDQVLGSLVTVTPIRASSVTGLSSLGWSPALPPLASPVNAGTGFVVGIGEVLTSARLVQGNDTVRVRTRDGRTLTAQVVSTRPDQDLALLRVTKASALLLGPPVTLGNSDQLVTGERLIALGLTPDGGFTAQEVAVRDVGAGGPELTLGTALNPAARGGPLVNAAGEVVALNTGRFGARVALPFLTGTSSAALPINAAKAILSELQAGQGQTPLNQTLGTSPDHPRLGVQIVDLSEFTAAQLRPLNLPNEGLLVQQVLPGSPAARANLSTGSIEKRVGHAVLRVDADVIVAVNGQRVRTPVELQRAVGAAGATAELELVRNGQTRRVPVQLEPSGGRRT; this is translated from the coding sequence ATGTCTCGCGTGACACTTGCGTTCCTGCTGGCTGGACTGCTGTTCGGTCCAGTCGGTGCTGAGCCCAGCACGGTTCTCGCCCAGACGCGCCCGGTCCAGACGGCGTCCGTTCCGTTGCGCAGCGTCGACCAGGTGCTCGGCTCGCTCGTGACGGTGACGCCAATCCGGGCGTCCAGTGTCACGGGCCTGAGCTCCCTCGGCTGGAGTCCCGCCCTTCCTCCACTCGCGTCCCCGGTCAACGCCGGGACCGGCTTCGTCGTGGGGATCGGGGAGGTGCTGACCAGCGCCAGGCTCGTGCAGGGCAACGACACCGTCCGTGTTCGCACGCGTGATGGCCGCACCCTGACGGCCCAGGTGGTCAGCACCCGGCCGGACCAGGACCTGGCGCTGCTCCGCGTCACGAAGGCCAGCGCGCTGCTGCTCGGGCCACCCGTGACGCTGGGGAACAGTGACCAGCTCGTCACAGGCGAACGGCTGATCGCCCTGGGGCTCACCCCGGATGGCGGCTTCACCGCGCAGGAGGTGGCGGTCCGCGACGTGGGCGCGGGCGGTCCTGAACTGACGCTCGGGACCGCCCTGAACCCCGCCGCCCGCGGAGGGCCCCTGGTGAACGCCGCCGGGGAGGTCGTGGCGCTCAACACCGGGCGGTTCGGCGCGCGCGTGGCGCTGCCCTTCCTGACCGGCACCAGCAGCGCCGCGCTTCCGATCAACGCCGCGAAGGCCATCCTGTCCGAACTCCAGGCGGGACAGGGCCAGACCCCGCTGAACCAGACGCTGGGCACTTCGCCAGACCACCCCAGGTTGGGCGTGCAGATCGTCGACCTGTCAGAGTTCACGGCGGCACAGTTGCGTCCGCTGAACCTCCCGAACGAGGGCCTGCTGGTCCAGCAGGTGCTCCCCGGCAGCCCGGCTGCCCGCGCGAACCTGAGCACCGGCTCGATCGAGAAGCGGGTCGGGCATGCGGTGCTGCGCGTTGATGCCGATGTGATCGTCGCCGTCAACGGCCAGCGGGTGCGGACCCCAGTGGAATTGCAGCGCGCCGTGGGCGCGGCCGGAGCGACCGCCGAACTGGAACTCGTTCGCAACGGACAGACCCGCCGGGTTCCGGTCCAGCTGGAGCCATCCGGCGGTCGTCGAACCTGA
- a CDS encoding GrpB family protein has protein sequence MNETQGGQPPLVLPYDPSWPAAFQLLRRRIWPAVQRTALSVEHVGSTAVKGLPAKPIIDLTVVVPFRSDVPDIIDRLSVVGYRHLGDQGIEGREAFDSLHDGPRHHLYLSPQGSLALHNHLIIRTALRRNPALARRYAELKLHLAQRFSHDLDAYTAGKTEFLLEVLSLAGLDTHRPRDIRSANALPSHSER, from the coding sequence ATGAACGAAACCCAAGGCGGGCAGCCACCCCTGGTCTTGCCCTATGACCCGTCGTGGCCGGCCGCTTTTCAGCTGCTGCGCCGCCGGATCTGGCCGGCGGTGCAGCGCACCGCCTTGAGCGTCGAGCATGTGGGCAGCACGGCGGTCAAGGGTCTGCCGGCCAAACCCATCATCGACCTGACGGTGGTCGTGCCCTTTCGCAGCGATGTTCCCGACATCATTGATCGTCTGAGCGTGGTGGGGTACCGCCATCTCGGCGACCAGGGCATCGAGGGCCGCGAGGCCTTCGACAGTCTCCACGACGGGCCACGGCACCACCTTTACCTGAGTCCGCAGGGCAGTCTCGCGCTGCACAATCACTTGATCATCCGGACGGCACTCCGAAGGAACCCCGCACTCGCGCGCCGGTACGCCGAGTTGAAACTGCACCTCGCGCAGCGCTTCAGTCATGACTTGGACGCTTACACCGCGGGGAAAACGGAGTTCCTTCTGGAGGTCCTGAGCCTCGCCGGGCTGGACACCCACAGGCCTCGGGACATCAGGAGCGCCAACGCCCTGCCGAGCCACTCTGAACGGTGA